The sequence GAGTAGGGGCAGACCATGCCGATTCTCATGCGCCGGCCCCCTGTTCTCCCTCGGCCACCCGGGTACGGGCGGAGTCGGACACATCCGCCAACCACACCTTCTGCAGCATGTGCCAGTCCTCGGGCCAGCGCGCGATATTCGCGGCAAAGCCATCGGCAATCGCCTGGGTCATCGCCGTCACGGCCTCCCGCGAGCCATCGGATGCGCTCGCGATCCCCGCGACGTCGATCTCCTCCCCCACAAGCATCCGCCAGGCAGAGCCCTCAAACGCGATGTGCACGACGTGCAGGGCGGCGCCGCAATTCAGAGCGAGCCGCGCCGGACCGGTGGGCAGCGCCGCGGGCTCCCCGAAGAAGTCCACCACCACCCCGCGGCCGGTGAGGTCGCGCTCCCCCAGCAGACATACGGTCCCCCCGGAGCGCAGCACCTCCTCCAGCCGCTGCATCGGCGGTTGCTCCCCGCCGGACAGCGCCAGCACCTCGAAGCCCAGGGATTTCCGGTAGTTCACGAAGGCCTCGAACAGGCTCTCCGGCCGCAGCCGCTCCGCCACCGTGGCGAACGTGCCAAAGGCGTGCACGAGGTACACCCCGGCCATGTCCCAGTTGCCGGTGTGGGGCAGGGCGAGGATCACGCCGCGCCCGGAGGAGATGGAGCGTTCGAGGCGCCGCACGGAGGTTTCATCAATGCACGTGCTTAGCCGCTCCCCCAGGTCGGAACGCTGCACGAGGATCGGGAGTTGGAAGGCTTCGCGCCAGTAGCGCAGATAGGAGCGCATGGCGCGGCGCACAAGATCCCTGGTCACGTTCTCCGGCCCCACCACTCTGGCGAGGTTGCGGCGCAATTGTTCCGGCCCTTTTCCCCTTTTGGACGCCAGATCCGCGAGCGCGTCAAACAGTCTCCGCGCCACGCTTTGGGGCAGCCGGGCGGTCAGAGCCCAGCCCGCGCGGTAACCGGCCGCGGAGAGATCGGCGCGGGTGATGTCCGGGAACCCAACCCACCCCACGGTTAGCGCCCTTCCTGGATTCGGGACCCCCGCTGGAACTCTCGGGCCCCCTCCGGGGCGGCGATGCCCTCCCCGGCGATATTGGAGCGTCCGACGATGACCAGCCGCTCCGCCACGGTGTAGACGGATCCCAGGCACAGGATCCATAGCCCGGCCGCGAGGATGTAGGGAACCCCGAACCCGGAGAGGCCGAGCGACACGAGACCGATGATGAGCCGCTCGGGCCGCTCGATGAACCCGCCGACGACCTTGATGCCACTGGCCTCCGCGCGGGCCTTGACGTAGCTGGTGACCTGGCTGGCCACGAGGATAATGAGCGTCAGCGCGAGCAGGACGCTCTCCCCCGGACGGTGGAGGGCGAAGTCCAGGGCGATCGCGCCGAAGAGGGCGCCGTCGGCGATCCGGTCGCAGGAGGCATCCAGGGTGGCCCCGAAGCGGGTGCCGCCCCCGCGGAGGCGGGCCATGGTGCCGTCCACCATGTCGGTGCACACGATGAGCCCCATGAGGATTGCGGCGGCGGCGTGGTGGCCGGTGGGGATGAGGCCCACAGCGGCGGCGACGGCAGCGGCGGTGGATCCGGCGGTGACCATGTTGGGGGTCAGGCCCCAGCTCAGCAGCTTGCGGGCCACCGGTTCGATGACTACGGCGGCGGGGCGGCGTCCATGCACGCTGAGCATCAGATGTCCCCGTCTCCGCGTTGCTGGTTTTCCGTCTTGTGGACGCCCGGCCCATCCGCATCCTGCAGTTTCCGCCAGGCCTTGGCGAGCAGCTCCCTGGTCTCTCCCAGCACCTGCGGGAGCACCTTCGTGCCGGCGATCACGGTCATAAAGCTGGAATCCCCCGCCCAGCGCGGCACGATGTGCTGGTGCAGGTGGGTGGGAACGGAACCCCCGGAGGCCCGGCCGAGGTTCATGCCCACGTTGACGGCATCCGGGTGGGAGACCTCCCGCAGCACCCGCAGGGCGTGCTGGGTAAAGCGGGCGAGTTCCTGCGTCTCCGCCCAGGTGAGGTCCGCGTAGTCCGCGACCTGGCGGTAGGGCACCACCATCATGTGCCCCGGGTTGTAGGGAAAGAGGTTGAGCACGCAGTAGACGGTCTCGCCGCGGGCGACGACGAGCCCGTCTTCGTCGGACATCTGGGGGATGTCCAGGAAGGGGTCCTCGGAGCGGGATTCAGTGGTCAGGTACGCCGATCGATACGGGGCCCACAATCGCAGTAGTCCATCGGGCAGCTTCGGAGTATCCCCTACGCCGCTATCCCGATATGGTTCCTGCGCTTGTGCGTCTGCACCGGTCTCTGTACTCATCGCGTTGAAGTTCCGTCTCCTCGTCTCGGGCCCATGGCGCGCGTGCTGCTGGTGAAATTGCGTTCTGCGGCGGCACCTAGCCCTCGGCCAGGGCCGCGGCCACCATCTCCTTCGTCGGCTGCTCGTTGCGGCGGTTGGAGATCCACTCGCAGATTAGATCGATCGCGGCCTCCTGCGCCACGCCATTGACCTGCGTGCCGTCGAGGAAGCGGAAGCTCACTGCACCGGCCTCCGCGTCGCGGGCCCCAGCCAGCAGCATGAAGGGGACCTTACCCGTGGTGTGGGTGCGGATCTTCTTCTGCATTCGGTCGTCGGAGGTATCCACCTCCGCGCGCACGCCCCGGGCCCGCAACTGCGCCATGATGCCCTCCAGGTAGCCGTTGAACTCGTCGGCGACGGGGATGCCCATCACCTGGTGCGGCGCCAGCCACGCCGGGAAGGCCCCGGCGTAGTGCTCCAGCAGCACGCCGAAGAAGCGCTCGATGGACCCGAACAGGGCCCGGTGGATCATGATGGGTCGTTGCTTGGAGCCGTCCGGGGCGGTGTACTCCAGCTCGAAGCGCTCGGGCAGGTTGAAGTCCAACTGCACGGTGGACATCTGCCAGGTGCGGCCGATGGCGTCGCGGGCCTGTACGGAGATCTTCGGCCCGTAGAAGGCCGCCCCGCCCGGATCCGGCACGAGCTCGAGCCCGGAGGCCGTGGCCACCCGCTCAAGGATGGCCGTGGAGCGCTCCCAGATATCGTCGGAGCCAACGAACTTCTCCGGGTCCTTCGTGGAAAGCTCCAGGTAGAAGTCGTCCAACCCGTAATCCCGCAGCAGGGAGAGGATGAACTCCAGCACGCGCTGCAGCTCTTCTTCCAACTGGTCTTCCGTGCAGTAGATGTGGGCATCGTCCTGGGTGAACCCGCGGGCCCGGGTCAGGCCGTGGATCACGCCGGACTTCTCGTAGCGGTAGACCGTGCCGAATTCGAACAGGCGCAGCGGTAGCTCCCGGTAGGACCGGCCCCGGGAGGCGAAGATA comes from Corynebacterium heidelbergense and encodes:
- the pgsA gene encoding phosphatidylinositol phosphate synthase; its protein translation is MLSVHGRRPAAVVIEPVARKLLSWGLTPNMVTAGSTAAAVAAAVGLIPTGHHAAAAILMGLIVCTDMVDGTMARLRGGGTRFGATLDASCDRIADGALFGAIALDFALHRPGESVLLALTLIILVASQVTSYVKARAEASGIKVVGGFIERPERLIIGLVSLGLSGFGVPYILAAGLWILCLGSVYTVAERLVIVGRSNIAGEGIAAPEGAREFQRGSRIQEGR
- a CDS encoding phosphatidylinositol mannoside acyltransferase, whose product is MGWVGFPDITRADLSAAGYRAGWALTARLPQSVARRLFDALADLASKRGKGPEQLRRNLARVVGPENVTRDLVRRAMRSYLRYWREAFQLPILVQRSDLGERLSTCIDETSVRRLERSISSGRGVILALPHTGNWDMAGVYLVHAFGTFATVAERLRPESLFEAFVNYRKSLGFEVLALSGGEQPPMQRLEEVLRSGGTVCLLGERDLTGRGVVVDFFGEPAALPTGPARLALNCGAALHVVHIAFEGSAWRMLVGEEIDVAGIASASDGSREAVTAMTQAIADGFAANIARWPEDWHMLQKVWLADVSDSARTRVAEGEQGAGA
- a CDS encoding HIT family protein — protein: MSTETGADAQAQEPYRDSGVGDTPKLPDGLLRLWAPYRSAYLTTESRSEDPFLDIPQMSDEDGLVVARGETVYCVLNLFPYNPGHMMVVPYRQVADYADLTWAETQELARFTQHALRVLREVSHPDAVNVGMNLGRASGGSVPTHLHQHIVPRWAGDSSFMTVIAGTKVLPQVLGETRELLAKAWRKLQDADGPGVHKTENQQRGDGDI